Proteins from a genomic interval of Thunnus maccoyii chromosome 1, fThuMac1.1, whole genome shotgun sequence:
- the iqgap1 gene encoding ras GTPase-activating-like protein IQGAP1 — translation MSTSDEADGLRPRYGSVLDGVERLTAEEMDERRQQNMAYEYLCHLEEAKRWMEACLDEELPPTTELEEGLRNGVYLAKLGNFFAPHTVSLKKIYDREQTRYKATGLHFRHTDNVIQWLNAMAEKGLPKIFYPETTDIYDRKNMPRCIYCIHALSLYLFKLGLAPQIQDLYGKVDFTEEEINNMKSELEKYGIQMPAFSKIGGILANELSVDEAALHAAVIAINEAIDQGVPEGTVAAMQNPNAMLVNLDNKCASQYHDTLSQAKAEKVANSRKRQMENAEAERDIYDELLTQAEIQGNVNKVNVSNALSAAEQALLGGNEDKLYEALKAMGVQNLQPQNKAWYLKQLQADRETKEQTSPGEALTKDELQSGVDVSNDIAEGYLKMLKAVERINAAIRAAVPEKTVEELMNPHAQLPEVYPSAADLYQRELSSLQQQSQEGSLSHPELLVAVEMLSSVVLMNEALEVGDRGALWKQLSSSVTGLSNVEGEYAQRYMDELMRLKAAAREEGSAYLTWNDIQACIDQVNMAVQEEHERIEAIGRINEALDEGDPMKTLAMLQNPSAKLTDVDPSVAQHYHDKLLEARREKAHETQDPSAVLWLDEIQDAILKANQDTQEALQFSQSIQAINEAVDTGDAAQTLAALRNAGAGLYGVTSECGQTYQNDLAKIKEDKKKEGDNGSDWVQHWVKGGHNYYYNLKTKEGTWVQPESFVTNNTQLNKEDIQSVVSGVTTAYNREQLWRANETLITKLQARCRGYLVRNGLKERMNFLKSQEPAVTRIQAHWKGHKQRRKFKDRNQYLKDHSGDAVKIQAMVRMHQARKKYKDRLKYFNDHINDVVKIQAFIRANKARDDYKTLINAADPPMAVVRKFVHLLDHSDQDFQEELELMRLREEVVTNIRSNQQLENDLNLMDIKIGLLVKNKITLQEVVSHSKKLTKKNKGQLSDMMMMNKQRGGLKALSKEKRVKLEAYQYLFYLLQTNPTYLAKLIFQMPQNKSTKFMDSVIFTLYNYASNQREEYLLLKLFKTALQEEIKSKVDQMKEVVTGNPTVIKMVVSFHRGARGQNALRQILAPVVKEIMDDKTLNIKTDPVDIYKSWVNQMETQTGEASKLPYDVTPEQAMAHEEVRTRLEASIKNMKTITDKFLSAIIVSVDKIPYGMRFISKVLKDTLHEKFPDSTEDELLKIVGNLLYYRYMNPAIVAPDAFDIIEMSAGGQLTTEQRRNLGSVAKMLQHAASNKMFLGDNAHLNPINEYLSTSYQKFRRFFLAACDVHSLEDKFNVDQYSDLVTVTKPVIYISIGEIINTHTLLLDHQDAIAPEHNDPIHELLEDLGEVPTVESLIGENPLPPDDPNKELMGKTEVSLTLTNKFDVPGEANVEMNAKTLLLNTKRLIVDVIRFQPGETLTEILDSTAGTEQEAEYQRAMQRRAIRDAKTPEKMKQVKPVVDDSLTLQGKKDKIKSNLQRLAELGKVHPENRYQDLINDIAKDIRNQRRYRQRRKAELVKLQQTNSALNSKTAFYNVQIDSYNQYIKTCMDNLASKGKLSKKPGDNKAKKSKQVSQKYTAARLHEKGVLIAIEDLQPNQFKNAIFEISPSETVGVFDVKAKFMGVHLETLQLEYQDLLQLQYEGVAVMKLFDRATINVNLLIFLLNKKFYGK, via the exons ATCTTCTACCCTGAAACCACAGACATATATGACAGAAAGAACATGCCACGCTGCATCTACTGTATACATGCACTCAG CCTGTACCTGTTCAAGCTGGGCCTGGCCCCTCAGATCCAGGACCTGTATGGAAAAGTAGATTTCACTG aggagGAGATCAACAACATGAAGAGTGAGCTGGAAAAGTATGGAATCCAGATGCCCGCCTTCAGCAAGATTGGCGGCATCCTGGCCAATGAGCTCTCGGTGGATGAAGCCGCAT TGCACGCAGCCGTGATCGCCATCAACGAGGCCATCGACCAGGGCGTTCCAGAGGGCACGGTGGCGGCCATGCAGAACCCCAACGCCATGCTGGTCAACCTGGATAACAAATGCGCCAGCCAGTACCACGACACACTGTCCCAGGCCAAGGCAGAGAAGGTGGCCAACTCACGCAAACGG CAAATGGAGAACGCCGAAGCAGAGAGAGATATCTACGATGAACTTCTCACCCAGGCTGAAATCCAGGGCAATGTCAACAAAGTCAACG TGAGCAACGCTTTGAGCGCAGCTGAACAGGCTTTGCTGGGCGGCAATGAGGATAAACTATACGAGGCGCTGAAGGCCATGGGCGTCCAGAACCTGCAGCCTCAGAACAAAGCCTGGTACCTCAAACAGCTGCAGGCTGATAGAGAGACTAAAGAGCAG ACGTCTCCAGGAGAAGCCCTGACGAAGGACGAGTTGCAGAGCGGCGTGGACGTGTCCAATGATATAGCAGAAGGCTACCTGAAGA tgttGAAGGCAGTGGAACGCATCAACGCTGCCATCAGGGCGGCTGTTCCTGAGAAGACGGTCGAGGAGCTGATGAACCCGCACGCTCAGCTGCCTGAAGTCTACCCGAGCGCTGCAGACCTCTACCAGAGAGAGCTGTCcagcctgcagcagcagagccagGAG GGTTCGCTGTCCCACCCGGAGCTGCTTGTTGCCGTGGAGATGCTGTCATCGGTGGTGCTGATGAACGAGGCGTTGGAAGTGGGAGACCGAGGCGCCCTCTGGAAACAACTGTCCAGCTCTGTCACTGGGCTTAGCAACGTGGAGGGTGAATATGCACAGAG GTACATGGATGAGCTGATGCGTCTTAAGGCAGCAGCCAGAGAGGAAGGCTCTGCCTATCTGACATGGAACGACATTCAAGCCTGTATCGACCAGGTCAACATGGCTGTGCAGGAAGAGCATGAAC GTATCGAAGCTATTGGACGGATCAATGAGGCCCTGGATGAAGGGGATCCCATGAAGACCCTCGCCATGCTGCAGAACCCGTCAGCCAAGCTCACCGATGTGGACCCGTCTGTGGCTCAGCATTACCACGATAAACTCCTGGAGGCCCGCAGAGAGAAGGCTCAC GAGACCCAGGACCCCTCTGCTGTGCTGTGGTTGGATGAGATCCAGGATGCTATTCTGAAGGCTAACCAGGACACACAGGAAGCCTTACAGT TCTCGCAGTCCATCCAGGCCATCAATGAGGCGGTGGATACTGGTGACGCAGCTCAGACTCTGGCTGCTCTGCGTAACGCCGGGGCAGGACTGTACGGAGTCACCTCTGAATGTGGTCAGACCTACCAGAACGACCTGGCCAAGatcaaagaagacaaaaagaaagaag GTGATAATGGCAGCGACTGGGTGCAGCACTGGGTGAAGGGCGGACACAACTACTACTACAACCTGAAGACCAAGGAGGGCACCTGGGTGCAGCCGGAGAGCTTTGTAACAAACAACACCCAACTCAACAAGGAGGACATCCAG TCGGTGGTTTCTGGGGTAACCACAGCCTACAATCGAGAGCAGCTGTGGCGGGCCAATGAGACTCTAATTACCAAGCTGCAAGCTCGTTGCCGTGGCTACCTGGTGAGGAATGGCCTGAAGGAGCGGATGAACTTCCTGAAATCCCAAGAACCAGCTGTAACTCGCATACAG gctcaCTGGAAGGGCcacaaacagaggaggaagttCAAAGACCGTAACCAGTACCTGAAAGACCACAGTGGAGATGCTGTCAAG ATCCAAGCAATGGTTCGGATGCACCAAGCTCGTAAGAAGTATAAGGATCGTCTGAAGTACTTCAATGATCAT ATCAATGACGTGGTGAAGATTCAGGCTTTCATTAGAGCCAATAAGGCCAGGGACGACTACAAGACGCTGA TCAACGCCGCGGATCCTCCGATGGCGGTGGTGAGAAAGTTCGTCCACCTGCTGGACCACAGCGACCAGGACTTCCAGGAGGAGTTGGAGCTGATGAGGCTCCGCGAGGAGGTGGTGACCAACATCCGCTCCAATCAGCAGCTGGAGAACGACCTGAACCTGATGGACATCAAGATCGGCCTGCTGGTGAAGAACAAGATCACGCTGCAGGAGGTGGTTTCTCACAGCAAGAAGCTGACCAAGAAGAACAAGGGCCAGCTGTCcgacatgatgatgatgaacaaacAGAGAGGAGGCCTGAAGGCTCTCAGCAAGGAGAAGAGGGTCAAACTGGAAGCCTACCAGTACCTCTTCTACCTCTTACAG ACCAATCCAACGTATCTCGCCAAGCTGATTTTCCAGATGCCCCAGAATAAATCCACAAAGTTCATGGATTCTGTCATCTTCACCCTGTATAACTACGCCTCTAACCAGAGAGAGGAGTACCTGCTGCTCAAGCTCTTCAAAACTGCCCTGCAGGAGGAGATCAA GTCGAAAGTTGACCAGATGAAGGAGGTCGTCACAGGAAACCCCACCGTCATCAAGATGGTTGTGAGTTTCCACCGAGGTGCCCGGGGTCAGAACGCGCTGAGGCAGATCCTGGCGCCGGTAGTCAAGGAGATCATGGATGACAAAACGCTAAACATCAAGACCGACCCCGTGGACATCTATAAGAGCTGGGTCAACCAGATGGAGACGCAGACCGGAGAGGCCAG TAAGCTGCCTTATGATGTGACTCCGGAGCAGGCTATGGCCCACGAGGAGGTGAGGACGAGACTGGAAGCCTCCATCAAGAACATGAAGACGATCACTGACAAATTCTTGTCTGCTATCATCGTCTCGGTGGATAAAATACC ATACGGGATGCGGTTCATCTCCAAGGTGCTCAAGGACACCCTCCACGAGAAGTTCCCGGATTCTACAGAGGATGAGCTCCTCAAG ATTGTTGGGAACCTCTTATATTACCGTTACATGAACCCTGCCATCGTGGCACCTGATGCCTTTGACATCATTGAGATGTCGGCGGGTGGTCAGCTGACCACCGAGCAGCGACGAAACCTGGGATCCGTCGCCAAGATGCTGCAGCACGCCGCCTCCAATAAGATGTTCTTGGGAGACAACGCCCACCTCAATCCCATCAACGAATATCTCAGCACGTCCTATCAGAAGTTCAG GCGTTTCTTCCTGGCAGCGTGTGACGTTCACTCACTGGAAGATAAGTTCAACGTGGATCAATACTCTGATTTAGTCACCGTCACCAAACCTGTCATCTACATCTCCATCGGAGAGATCATCAACACTCACACA CTGCTGCTGGACCATCAGGACGCCATCGCTCCAGAGCACAATGACCCCATCCATGAGCTGCTGGAGGACCTGGGCGAGGTTCCCACTGTGGAGTCCCTCATCG GTGAAAATCCTCTCCCTCCTGACGATCCCAACAAGGAGCTGATGGGGAAGACCGAGGTTTCGCTCACACTCACTAACAAATTCGACGTCCCCGGTGAGGCCAATGTCGAGATGAACGCCAAGACCCTCCTGCTCAA CACCAAGAGGCTCATTGTGGATGTGATCCGGTTCCAGCCAGGAGAGACTCTGACTGAGATCCTGGACTCAACAGCCGGCACAGAACAG GAAGCCGAGTACCAGCGCGCCATGCAGAGGAGAGCCATCCGAGACGCCAAGACTCCAGAGAAGATGAAGCAGGTCAAACCGGTGGTGGACGACAGCCTGACGCTGCAGGGGAAGAAAGACAAGATCAAGAGTAACCTGCAGAGGCTGGCGGAGCTGGGAAAGGTTCACCCCGAGAACCGCTATCAGGACCTCATCAACGACATAGCCAAG GACATCAGGAATCAGAGACGGTATCGTCAGCGTAGGAAAGCTGAGCTGGTGAAACTCCAGCAGACCAACTCTGCCCTGAATTCAAAGACGGCTTTTTACAACGTGCAGATTGATTCATACAATCAGTATATCAAGACGTGCATGGACAACCTGGCCAGCAAGGGCAA gTTGTCAAAGAAACCAGGCGACAACAAGGCCAAGAAGAGTAAACAGGTTTCACAGAAATACACCGCCGCTCGCCTGCATGAGAAGGGCGTGCTGATCGCCATCGAGGATCTGCAGCCCAACCA GTTCAAGAATGCTATTTTTGAGATTTCTCCATCAGAGACCGTTGGCGTGTTTGATGTGAAGGCCAAGTTCATGGGCGTGCACTTGGAGACGTTACAGTTAGAATatcag GATCTCCTCCAGCTGCAGTATGAAGGCGTGGCGGTGATGAAGCTGTTCGACAGGGCCACCATCAACGTCAACCTGCTCATTTTCCTGCTCAACAAGAAATTTTAtgggaaatag